One window of Puntigrus tetrazona isolate hp1 chromosome 14, ASM1883169v1, whole genome shotgun sequence genomic DNA carries:
- the rtn4rl2b gene encoding reticulon-4 receptor-like 2b gives METRSAARSARVSNTLKFKSGLSLWLVIWLLACRCAPGQACPRLCVCYHMPMTVSCQSQNFTAVPVGVPYDSQRVFLQNNRITELRADSFGFETQVLWLYSNNITWIEAGAFSNLRVLEELDLSDNPSLRRLDGGAFRGLERLQSLHMHRCHLTELPADLFHKLYSLQFLYLQENQLSHLPDGLFSDLVNLTHLFLHGNRIRVLSENAFRGLVNLDRLLLHDNRIRQVHRRAFRDLGRLTILYLFNNSLQELPGQAMKDTSSVQFLRLNGNPWTCGCEARSLWEWFRKARISSSDLTCSSPAPRKGQDLRFLRELDFALCPLPDPGSLAGTTTTTFSTKTRWWFSKNKPASSSKSHFHKSSETLKAFPFTSVKNPSSSSSSSSSKYDLTAEEAALPKLEPEEYWANYGNEDAASVRCFELECPPGYDSPILPSSSSPSLLSFLSLTALTLSFHLLFG, from the exons ATGGAAACTCGTTCGGCTGCGCGGAGCGCTCGCGTCTCCAACACTCTTAAATTCAAGA GTGGTTTGTCTCTTTGGTTGGTGATATGGTTGTTGGCATGTCGCTGTGCACCGGGTCAGGCATGTCCCAGGTTGTGTGTATGCTACCATATGCCCATGACTGTGAGCTGTCAGTCTCAGAACTTTACTGCTGTTCCAGTCGGTGTGCCCTATGACTCCCAGCGGGTTTTCTTGCAGAATAACCGTATCACTGAGCTCAGAGCTGACTCCTTTGGCTTTGAAACACAG GTTCTATGGCTGTATTCCAACAACATCACATGGATTGAAGCCGGTGCGTTCAGTAATCTGCGTGTACTAGAGGAACTAGATCTAAGTGACAACCCATCACTGCGCAGGCTGGATGGGGGTGCGTTCAGGGGGCTGGAGCGCTTGCAGAGTCTACACATGCACCGCTGCCACTTGACCGAGCTGCCTGCTGACCTCTTCCACAAGCTCTACAGCTTGCAGTTCCTCTACCTGCAGGAGAACCAGCTGAGCCATCTTCCAGATGGCCTCTTTTCGGACCTGGTCAACCTTACCCACCTGTTCCTGCATGGAAATCGTATCCGTGTCCTGTCTGAAAATGCCTTTCGTGGTCTGGTGAATCTCGACCGCCTGTTGCTGCATGACAACCGCATCCGACAAGTCCATCGCCGAGCCTTCCGTGATCTGGGCAGATTGACCATCCTCTATCTCTTCAACAACTCTTTGCAGGAGCTTCCAGGCCAGGCAATGAAGGATACATCATCAGTGCAGTTTCTCAGGCTCAATGGTAACCCCTGGACCTGTGGTTGTGAAGCCAGGTCACTATGGGAGTGGTTCCGCAAAGCTCGGATCTCCAGCTCAGACCTAACCTGCTCTTCACCAGCCCCTCGTAAAGGCCAGGACCTTAGGTTCCTGCGGGAGCTGGACTTTGCCCTCTGCCCGTTGCCTGACCCAGGATCCCTGGCTGGTACTACAACCACCACTTTCAGCACCAAGACCCGTTGGTGGTTCTCCAAGAACAAACCGGCCTCATCATCCAAGAGCCACTTTCACAAGAGCAGTGAGACCCTGAAGGCCTTTCCTTTCACTTCGGTCAAAAATCCCTCATCTTCAtcgtcctcttcctcatccAAGTACGATCTGACTGCAGAGGAGGCTGCTTTACCCAAGCTAGAGCCTGAAGAGTACTGGGCAAACTATGGCAATGAGGATGCAGCCTCAGTCCGTTGTTTCGAGCTTGAATGTCCACCAGGTTATGATTCTCCCATTCTCCCATCTTCCTCTTCGCCTTCACTTCTGTCCTTCCTTTCGCTCACAgcactcactctctcttttcacCTTCTCTTCGGCTGA